The segment ACCAGGGCGTCGGTGGATGAGATGGAACCGTCGATCTGCCGTCCGCCGTGGTTGGAGACGATGATGCCGTCGATCCCCGCCTCGAGGGCGAGGAGGGCGTCGTCGGGGTGCAGGATGCCTTTGAGGACGATCGGCAGCGACGTGCGGTCGCGGAGAGTGGCGATGTCGTCCCAGTTCAGCGACGGCCGCGAGTAGATGTCGAGGAAGGTCTGGACCGCTGCGCGCGGTTCGGGCTTGGTGAGGTTCTCGCGCAGGTCGCCGGGCACGTTGCGCGCGATCGAGAACAGCGTCTTGATGGCGCCGAGCGAGACCTCCGGCTTCTCCGCTGTCGCCGCCTTGAGCCGCTCGCCGACGATCTCCCAGAACGACGGGTCCGACGTGTACTGGCTGATGCCCTCGGCTCGCGCGAAGGGGAGCGAACCCAGGTTCAGGTCCTGCGGCCGCCAGCCGAGCATCGTGGTGTCGAGGGTGACGACGAGCGCCGCGGCGCCCATCTTCTCCGCACGGTTGATCAGACTGGTGACGAGGCGGTCGTCGGTGGACCAGTACAGCTGGAACCACCGCGGCGCGCCGGGCTTCACCGCGTCCATCGCGGCGGCGACGTCCTCCATCGGCGCGCAGCCCTGGTTGGAGAAGATGTACGGGACGCCGAGCTGTGCGGCCGCCTCGCCGATGTGGACGTCGGCGTTCGGGTGCGCGAGGGCACCGGCACCGACCGGCGAGAAGAGCACGGGCGCGTCGAGCTTCTGCCCGAAGAGTTCGGTCTCAAGGTTGCGCTGGGAGGTATCGCGCAGCATGCGCGGAACGATCGCCCAGCGATCGAGCGCGTCGCGGTTGGCGTCCATGGTCCGCCCCTCGCCCGCACCGCCTGCGATGTACGCCCAGCCGCGGCGGCTCATCACCGCTCGCGCGCGGCGTTCGAGTTCCGCGAAGTCCGCAGGCACCGTGGGTTTACGCCCATGGATCCCCGAGGTGTAGATGTCGTTCTGCCGAGCTCTGCCGAAGGCGATCGAAACCATGGTGCCCATTGTGGCCCAGAGCACCGCCGGCACTCCCGTCGGCCGCCGGAATCGGACAGCTGTGGACCCCACGGATCAACGAGTCTGAGAATTGCCTTAACCTAACCTAATTATGATTAGCCTCACCATCATCGCAGCCGAGGCCGGCGGCACGATCCCTCCTGTCCGCCAGATCTTGACCGTGTTCGCCTACTTCGTCGCCCTCGCCCTGAGCATCGGACTCACCCTGACGTTGGCCTTCCTTCTGCCCGGTTACGCGAGAAACAGCCGCGTCGACGCCCGCCTCCGGTCGTTCGCGACACCCATCGGTGTCCTCGCCCTGGTAGCCGGCTACTTCCAGTACGTGCAGCGCATCGTCAAGGCCGACCTCGGCTACTCGTGGACGCAGGCGGTGGTGCCGACCCACGCGCTGGAGTTCCTGCAGATCCCGCGCGCCGAAGGCACCTGGGTGTCGGCCGGCATCATGGGCACCGTCCAACTGTTCGCCTTCGTCGCCCTCGCCGTCATCCTGGTCGGGATCTCCCGCACCACCGGCCGCGCGCTGCCGGTCGCCGGGTTCGCGGTCGCCGTCTTCGCCGCAGCGTGCCCGAGCCTGACCATCGCGACGCTCGAACTCGACGCCCTCGCCAACCGCGAACTCAAGCTCGCGCACATCCTCGGCGGGATGATCTGGGTCGGCGGCATCCTCGTCCTCGCCGCGGCCAGCCTCATGGGGCTGCGCGGTGAGCGGTCCGACGATGACGACGCTTCCACCGCCGGCGCGTGGGACCGGATGTGGTCGCGGTTCAGTCACTGGGCGATGGGCGCGGTGATCGCCGTGACCGTCTCCGGGCTCTGGATGACGTGGACGCACCTCGGCTCGTTCAGCCAGTTCGTCACCACGACGTACGGCCGGTTCCTTCTGGTCAAGCTGCCGCTCGTGGCGTTCATGGTGGCCGCGGGCGCCTACAACGCGCTGGTCCTGATCCCCGGGCTGCGTCGCGCACGACTGTCCGGCGATCAGCGCTCGTATGCACAGCTGGCGCTGGAGCGCTTCCCGCGCGTCGTGATCGGTGAGGCCGTCGCCGCGGGCACGGTCCTGGTGATCGTTCCGTTCCTGACCGGTTCCGCTCGAAAGCAGGCGGGCGGCGCAGCTGCCGGCCCGTTCGACTGGGGAACCTTCGGCATCGGAGCACTCCTGCTCGCGCTCGCCGTCGTGAGCTTCACGACGACGGTCCGGAGTCTGGAGCGCCGCGACCGACGGCTGGTCGGCGTGGCCGCCTGAGTCAACGCGAACTTCGTCCCCCTGAGGAGGGTTGCCGGACATATCGTCGGGGAACCCGGTTCAGGGGGACGAAGTTTTCAACAGCGGGGTTCGGGCGGCGACTGGTGACCGCCCGCGACGTCACTCCTTGACGAGGAAGAAGTAGAAGTGCCGGTCGCGGACGAGCGAGGTCTTACCGTTCATGATGCCCATGAGGGTGACGTCGTCGACGCGCTTGAAGTGGTCGATCACCGGCTGGCCGTCGTAGACCATCGACGCCGTCGACTCGCCGCGGAACTCCACCATCCACGCACTGGCCTCACCTTTACCGATCTCGGTGTTGGAGTAGAGGTTCCCGTCGTCGTCGACGCAGACCATCGGCTTCACGTCGTGCCAGGAGTCGAAGCGTTTGCCGTGCCACTTCACGACGGCCAGCTGCCCGTCCATCGGATGGCCGGACGGGAGTTCACCGCCGCGCCACGCCCCGATGAGTTCGTCCACGCGAACGGTCGGGAGCGCCGCCCAGATCGCATCGAGGTCGGCGGGGTCGCTAACCTCCTGCGACTGCGCACGGCGGAAGAAGTCGGCGACGGCGTCGTCGCGAGTCAGTTGAGACATATGGCCACACTACGTCTCAACCGGCCGGTCGGGTAGCCCTCGCGAGTCGACGATCAGGCGAAGATCATCTCCTCGTCGACCTGGTACTTGCGGGAGTCGATCGCATCGAGGATCAGGTTGTGGCGGACCTGCCACGGCGCGCGGTCGCCGGCTTTCGGCAGTCGGTTCCCCGCGCGCTTCACATAGCCCGAATCCAGTTCCAGCAACGGGTGCGTCTTCGGCGTCGCACCGTTCAACGACGGCATCGCGCGGGTGTAGCCGTTCTCGCGCATGTGCTTGAGGAGTTCGGCGACGGCCTGCGCGGTGAGGTCGATGCGGAGTGTCCACGACGCGTTGGTGTAGCCGACCGCCCACGCGAAGTTGGGGACGTCGTTGAGCATGTACCCGCGGTACGCGTACTTGTCGCCGGGCTGGAAGCTCACCCCGTCGACCGACAGCGACGCGCCGCCCAGCGCCACCAGGTCGAGTCCGGTGGCGGTGACGATGATGTCGGCTTCCAGGTGCCGGCCGGACTCGAGGTCGATCCCGGTCGGCGTGATCTGCTTGATCGTGTCGGTCGCGACGTCGGCCGTGCCCGCCTTGACGGCGCGGTAGAAGTCGCCGTCGGGAATCACGCACAACCGCTGGTCCCACGGCTCGTACCGCGGCTTGAAGTGGGTGTCGACGTCGAATCCCTTGGGCAGCATGCTCATCGCGATGCGACGGAACATCCGGCGTGACAGCTTCGGGAAGGCTCGGCAGAACAGGTACAGCATCATCGTCGCGAGTGCGTTCCGGTATCGCGTGATGTTGTGCGAGACCTGCGGCGGAAGCACTCGCTGGAAGAGCTTGGTGAGACCGTCCTCCCAGGGCAGCGGCATCATGTACGTCGGCGATCGCTGCAGCATGGTGACGCTGCCCGCGGTCGGCGCCATCGACGGGATCAGCGTGACGGCGGTGGCGCCGGAGCCGATCACGACGACGTTCTTGCCTGCATAGTCGAGGTCTTCGGGCCAGAACTGCGGGTGGACGAACGTGCCCTGGAAGTCCTTCTCGCCGGGGAACTCGGGTCGGTAGCCGGCCTCGTATCGGTAGTAGCCGGTGCACATGTAGAGGAAGCGGGTGACGAAGACGGTGGGCTCGCCGTTGACGAGGGCGTCGACGGTCCACAGGTCGACGCTGGTGTCGAAGTCTGCGGAGGTCACGTCGACGTCGAAGACGATGTGCTCCTCGATCCCGAAGTCGTGCGCGGTCTGCTCCAGGTAGTCGCGGATCTCGGCGCCCTGCGCGACGGTCCGCTTCCCGCGCCAGGGGTTCCACGGGAAGCTGAGGGTGAAGATGTCGGAGTCGGAGCGGACGCCCGGGTATCGAAACAGGTCCCAGGTGCCGCCGATCCTGCTGCGGCGCTCCACGATTCGGTAATTCAGTCCCGGGTTCCGCTCGCGCAACCGGTACGCCGTGTCGATTCCGGACAGTCCGGCGCCGACGATCAGGACGTCGAGCGGATCCTGCCTGGTACCACGCTGCTGCACATCACTCATCTCCGCTGGGCCTCCCCTGGCATCGCCTCTTCACTATAATGCGGATCACTCTACAAGTTCGACGGCCCGGCGGGCCGGGGTGCGACTCACCCCGCCGCGCGGCGCGGCGCGGCCTTCTTGGCAGTCGTCTTCTCGGCCCCCGTACTCTTCGCGGCCGTCTTCTTCGCCCCGGTCTTCTTCGCCCCGGTCTTCTTGGCGGCAGACTTCTTCGCTGGTGTCTTCTTCGAGGGCGTCTTCTTGGTCGTCGACTTCGGTTCGGGCTCGGCGGGTTCCTCGTCGACGTCGCGCCCGCGACTCTTGACGGAGGCACGGAGAGCCGCGAGCAGGTCTGCGACCTCGGAGTCGTCGTCGCCCTCGGGCTCGTCGGTCTCCGGGAAGGCCTCACCGCCGCCGGCGCGCGCCTCGATCAGCTTGGCGAG is part of the Gordonia phthalatica genome and harbors:
- a CDS encoding alpha-hydroxy-acid oxidizing protein; this translates as MVSIAFGRARQNDIYTSGIHGRKPTVPADFAELERRARAVMSRRGWAYIAGGAGEGRTMDANRDALDRWAIVPRMLRDTSQRNLETELFGQKLDAPVLFSPVGAGALAHPNADVHIGEAAAQLGVPYIFSNQGCAPMEDVAAAMDAVKPGAPRWFQLYWSTDDRLVTSLINRAEKMGAAALVVTLDTTMLGWRPQDLNLGSLPFARAEGISQYTSDPSFWEIVGERLKAATAEKPEVSLGAIKTLFSIARNVPGDLRENLTKPEPRAAVQTFLDIYSRPSLNWDDIATLRDRTSLPIVLKGILHPDDALLALEAGIDGIIVSNHGGRQIDGSISSTDALVDIVDAVGGRAGSRASGRKSDRGMKILVDSGFYTGSDVFKGLALGADAVCIGRPHMYGLALDGTDGARDAVANIIGELDLTLGLSGHRDVNDLNRSALKRLG
- a CDS encoding DUF4334 domain-containing protein — its product is MSQLTRDDAVADFFRRAQSQEVSDPADLDAIWAALPTVRVDELIGAWRGGELPSGHPMDGQLAVVKWHGKRFDSWHDVKPMVCVDDDGNLYSNTEIGKGEASAWMVEFRGESTASMVYDGQPVIDHFKRVDDVTLMGIMNGKTSLVRDRHFYFFLVKE
- a CDS encoding flavin-containing monooxygenase, coding for MSDVQQRGTRQDPLDVLIVGAGLSGIDTAYRLRERNPGLNYRIVERRSRIGGTWDLFRYPGVRSDSDIFTLSFPWNPWRGKRTVAQGAEIRDYLEQTAHDFGIEEHIVFDVDVTSADFDTSVDLWTVDALVNGEPTVFVTRFLYMCTGYYRYEAGYRPEFPGEKDFQGTFVHPQFWPEDLDYAGKNVVVIGSGATAVTLIPSMAPTAGSVTMLQRSPTYMMPLPWEDGLTKLFQRVLPPQVSHNITRYRNALATMMLYLFCRAFPKLSRRMFRRIAMSMLPKGFDVDTHFKPRYEPWDQRLCVIPDGDFYRAVKAGTADVATDTIKQITPTGIDLESGRHLEADIIVTATGLDLVALGGASLSVDGVSFQPGDKYAYRGYMLNDVPNFAWAVGYTNASWTLRIDLTAQAVAELLKHMRENGYTRAMPSLNGATPKTHPLLELDSGYVKRAGNRLPKAGDRAPWQVRHNLILDAIDSRKYQVDEEMIFA
- a CDS encoding copper resistance D family protein, translating into MISLTIIAAEAGGTIPPVRQILTVFAYFVALALSIGLTLTLAFLLPGYARNSRVDARLRSFATPIGVLALVAGYFQYVQRIVKADLGYSWTQAVVPTHALEFLQIPRAEGTWVSAGIMGTVQLFAFVALAVILVGISRTTGRALPVAGFAVAVFAAACPSLTIATLELDALANRELKLAHILGGMIWVGGILVLAAASLMGLRGERSDDDDASTAGAWDRMWSRFSHWAMGAVIAVTVSGLWMTWTHLGSFSQFVTTTYGRFLLVKLPLVAFMVAAGAYNALVLIPGLRRARLSGDQRSYAQLALERFPRVVIGEAVAAGTVLVIVPFLTGSARKQAGGAAAGPFDWGTFGIGALLLALAVVSFTTTVRSLERRDRRLVGVAA